A single Sporosarcina sp. FSL W8-0480 DNA region contains:
- a CDS encoding Na+/H+ antiporter subunit D, with amino-acid sequence MNNIIVMPMIIPLMTGIILIFLRTRTNSQRIISILSSIATIAVSIVILNRIQNEGILRLDFGGWLPPYGILFVADSFSMLLVITTSIVTGILLIYAFSSIGIQHESMFFYPFIFFLVAGINGSFLTGDLFNLFVCFEVMLLSSYVLITMGGRKIQLVESIKYVTINVLSSWFFLIGIAYLYGTVGTLNMAHLSVRIAEVGQGPLLTVISLMFLIVFSLKAGLLLYFWLPGSYSAPPTVVAALFGALLTKVGIYAMFRMFTLIFYHETIITHTVIGIMAILTMIGGSIGALAYNDIRKIVSYNVVIAVGFILAGLAMSSEIAFEGAIYYLIHDMIVKALLFLIAGTVIYLTGKSKIEEMSGLIRNYPMLGWLFFITMLSLTGIPPLSGFISKVYLGQGAIETGSYLLLAVAFMSGIFVLYSLLRIFLNCFWGETIINEDDDVPLKKGMLIPCILFAIMTIAIGIGVEGLAPYVSDAARTLMNPDIYIEAVLQGNR; translated from the coding sequence ATGAATAATATTATAGTTATGCCGATGATCATCCCTTTAATGACGGGGATCATCTTGATTTTCTTACGAACACGCACGAATTCTCAACGTATTATCAGCATTTTGTCTAGTATTGCAACAATTGCTGTAAGTATAGTTATCTTAAATAGAATTCAGAATGAAGGTATTTTACGACTTGATTTTGGTGGTTGGTTGCCGCCATATGGCATTCTATTTGTAGCGGATTCGTTTTCCATGTTGCTTGTCATAACAACATCGATTGTGACAGGAATTCTTCTTATTTATGCATTTTCCTCAATCGGGATACAACATGAGAGTATGTTTTTTTATCCGTTTATCTTTTTCCTTGTAGCGGGTATTAACGGTTCCTTCCTGACTGGAGATCTGTTCAATCTATTCGTTTGTTTCGAAGTCATGCTGCTTTCCTCTTATGTTCTTATCACAATGGGTGGAAGGAAAATTCAGCTTGTCGAATCAATCAAATACGTTACGATCAATGTCCTATCCTCATGGTTTTTCTTAATCGGGATTGCGTATTTATATGGAACGGTCGGGACTTTGAATATGGCTCATTTATCCGTCAGGATTGCAGAGGTGGGACAAGGGCCGCTACTAACAGTGATCAGCTTGATGTTCCTGATTGTTTTCAGTCTTAAGGCTGGACTTTTGCTTTATTTCTGGCTTCCCGGCTCTTATAGTGCACCTCCGACCGTTGTTGCGGCATTATTTGGTGCTTTGCTCACTAAAGTCGGTATCTATGCGATGTTCCGCATGTTCACGCTCATCTTTTATCACGAAACAATCATTACTCATACCGTAATTGGAATCATGGCGATATTGACGATGATAGGCGGCAGTATCGGCGCACTTGCGTATAACGATATCCGGAAAATCGTTTCATATAATGTTGTAATTGCCGTCGGTTTTATATTGGCAGGTCTTGCCATGTCTTCCGAAATCGCGTTCGAGGGAGCTATTTATTATTTAATACATGACATGATTGTAAAAGCTTTGTTATTCCTCATTGCAGGAACGGTGATCTATTTGACAGGAAAATCCAAAATTGAGGAGATGAGTGGTCTAATCCGCAACTACCCTATGCTTGGCTGGTTGTTTTTCATCACGATGCTATCATTGACCGGAATTCCTCCGTTAAGTGGGTTCATCAGCAAAGTGTACTTAGGGCAAGGAGCAATTGAAACTGGCTCCTATCTGTTGTTGGCAGTAGCCTTTATGTCCGGTATCTTCGTTCTGTACTCATTATTGCGCATTTTCCTGAATTGTTTCTGGGGTGAGACGATTATTAATGAGGATGACGATGTGCCATTGAAAAAAGGGATGCTCATTCCGTGTATCCTGTTTGCAATCATGACAATTGCAATCGGGATCGGGGTTGAAGGACTTGCCCCTTATGTGAGTGATGCTGCACGCACACTTATGAACCCTGATATCTATATAGAAGCTGTTTTACAAGGAAATCGTTAA
- a CDS encoding Na(+)/H(+) antiporter subunit C: protein METLITVLVGLLVTIAVYLLLSRNLIRVILGTALLSHAAHLLLMTMGKGLKKGSAPLLGENAASYVDALPQALILTAIVISFAVTAFLLVLAYRTYKKTGTDDLYALRGLDDE, encoded by the coding sequence ATGGAAACTTTAATAACGGTGCTCGTCGGCCTGCTTGTGACAATAGCTGTCTATTTGTTACTATCTCGCAATCTGATTCGCGTCATTTTAGGGACTGCCCTCTTATCACATGCTGCACATCTTCTTTTAATGACGATGGGCAAAGGATTGAAAAAAGGGAGCGCCCCGCTATTAGGTGAGAATGCAGCAAGCTATGTGGATGCATTGCCACAAGCTTTAATTCTGACAGCAATTGTAATCAGTTTCGCCGTCACAGCATTTCTATTAGTGTTGGCGTATCGTACATATAAAAAGACGGGGACTGACGACCTCTATGCATTGAGAGGGCTTGATGATGAATAA
- a CDS encoding Na(+)/H(+) antiporter subunit B produces the protein MKINDVILKTVTRIVAFIILTFGVELFLSGHNNPGGGFIGGLVLSSAFVLLYLVNDIDTVRMGIPFDFKKIAAIGVFLAVGSGVGSVLFGEHFLTQAFGHFDLPVFGVTELSTVIVFEAGVALTVVGVVVTIILTISEDV, from the coding sequence TTGAAGATCAATGATGTCATTTTGAAAACAGTTACGAGAATCGTCGCGTTCATCATATTGACGTTCGGCGTTGAACTGTTTCTTTCGGGTCATAACAATCCCGGCGGCGGATTCATCGGCGGTCTCGTCCTGTCCTCAGCTTTTGTTTTGCTTTACTTAGTAAACGATATAGATACTGTACGCATGGGCATCCCGTTCGATTTCAAGAAAATTGCAGCTATCGGGGTGTTCCTTGCGGTCGGTTCTGGAGTCGGATCCGTTCTGTTTGGGGAACATTTTCTGACCCAAGCTTTCGGACATTTCGATTTGCCGGTTTTCGGGGTTACTGAATTGTCGACAGTCATCGTATTCGAAGCCGGTGTTGCCTTAACGGTTGTCGGCGTTGTTGTGACAATCATTTTAACGATAAGTGAGGATGTGTAG
- a CDS encoding Na+/H+ antiporter subunit A, whose translation MLTITLSIFIPFLAAIFIPFIYKRIQSRHIGWFVIIVPIALFIFLASFIPSIANGSTYMHSIRWIESAKIHFTTYLDGLSLIFGLLITGVGSLVILYSIYYLSERESLGRFYVYLLLFMGAMLGVVLSDNLMVLYVFWELTSISSFLLIAFWYHRKKSRYGAQKSMLITVSGGIGMLAGFIMLQTMTGSFSVREIVATIGQYTDEPLFLVALLLVLLGAFTKSAQFPFHIWLPDAMEAPTPVSAYLHSATMVKAGIYLVARFTPIFGGEAVWLYIVSGVGIFTLLLGSLNAVKQTDLKALLAYSTISQLGLVMSLFGLGSVALHHGYSTDSVIYTQATFAALFHLVNHSTFKGALFMVVGIVDHELGTRDIRRLGGLIAFMPVTFTIALIGSFSMAGLPPFNGFLSKEMFFEALVNARNLEIFATGTIGTLVLIIAWIASVFTFVYSMIIVFQTFFGEFHPERVEKPINEASKGMLVAPSVLAILVVIIFFFPNLIGNYLLRPAMTAIYPTFANAENLTPHIKAWHGLNTALWMTIGVIVLGTILYRFMRYWKGVYSIAPFNWNLDTAFNSSLSWLENGSHYLTRLYMKGYLKDYLVYIFVFFVVAVGGSILFTGSYSFDFSDDSSIAVNEFLIVLSMAGAALSMLFVKSRMTAIILNGVLGYSIALLFVIFRAPDLALTQTVVETVTTALFLLCFYFLPEWKKERSARKTKIFNGIIAILAGTIVTVLGLTVQGNKLFESISVYFEDAYRLAGGKNIVNTILGDFRAFDTMLEVVVLFIAGIGVFTLIKLKSKKEGQDIEDQ comes from the coding sequence TTGTTGACGATTACATTATCCATATTCATCCCTTTTCTTGCAGCGATTTTCATCCCTTTTATTTATAAACGGATTCAAAGCAGACATATCGGCTGGTTTGTCATTATCGTTCCAATCGCTCTTTTCATTTTCTTAGCAAGCTTCATCCCTTCCATTGCAAATGGAAGCACCTATATGCATTCGATTCGGTGGATTGAGTCTGCTAAAATCCATTTTACTACGTATCTTGACGGCCTCAGTTTAATATTCGGCCTTCTCATTACAGGTGTCGGCAGTTTAGTCATCCTTTACTCTATATACTATTTGTCCGAACGGGAATCATTAGGGCGCTTTTACGTTTATCTTCTATTATTCATGGGCGCCATGCTTGGTGTCGTCTTGTCGGATAACTTAATGGTACTCTACGTTTTTTGGGAACTGACGAGTATTTCATCTTTCTTGCTGATCGCTTTTTGGTACCATCGTAAAAAGTCAAGGTATGGAGCTCAGAAATCAATGCTCATCACTGTTTCTGGTGGCATTGGGATGCTTGCCGGTTTTATCATGTTACAAACTATGACAGGTTCTTTCAGTGTGCGTGAAATAGTGGCGACTATTGGCCAATATACGGACGAGCCGCTATTTTTAGTAGCATTGCTTCTTGTATTATTGGGCGCATTTACAAAATCCGCTCAGTTTCCATTCCATATTTGGCTTCCGGACGCTATGGAGGCACCGACGCCCGTCAGTGCTTACCTACACTCGGCTACAATGGTGAAAGCAGGTATTTACTTAGTTGCTCGTTTTACTCCCATCTTCGGCGGCGAGGCAGTCTGGTTGTACATAGTAAGCGGCGTCGGGATTTTCACTTTACTGTTAGGTTCGCTGAATGCCGTGAAGCAAACGGATTTAAAAGCGTTGCTAGCTTATTCGACAATCAGTCAGTTGGGCTTGGTAATGAGTTTATTCGGCCTCGGGTCAGTGGCACTCCATCATGGATACAGCACCGATTCGGTGATCTATACACAAGCGACGTTCGCGGCATTATTCCATCTCGTTAACCACTCCACCTTTAAGGGCGCACTCTTTATGGTCGTCGGAATCGTCGACCACGAGCTTGGAACACGGGATATCCGGAGGTTAGGTGGACTCATAGCGTTCATGCCTGTGACGTTCACAATCGCTCTCATCGGAAGTTTCTCTATGGCAGGTCTTCCACCTTTCAACGGTTTTCTAAGTAAAGAGATGTTCTTCGAAGCATTGGTGAATGCGCGAAACCTTGAAATTTTTGCGACCGGCACAATTGGTACACTGGTCCTCATAATTGCATGGATTGCGAGTGTATTTACATTTGTCTATAGCATGATCATCGTTTTCCAAACGTTTTTCGGGGAATTCCATCCAGAACGTGTCGAGAAACCTATCAACGAAGCATCTAAAGGAATGTTAGTCGCACCTTCAGTTTTGGCAATATTAGTGGTCATCATCTTTTTCTTCCCGAATCTCATTGGCAACTATTTGCTGCGTCCCGCGATGACGGCAATCTATCCGACATTTGCGAACGCAGAAAACCTTACGCCTCATATTAAGGCATGGCATGGCTTGAATACTGCTTTATGGATGACGATCGGGGTTATTGTCCTTGGGACTATCCTTTACAGATTCATGCGATATTGGAAAGGTGTCTATTCGATCGCTCCGTTTAATTGGAATTTGGATACAGCTTTCAATTCCAGTTTGTCTTGGCTTGAAAATGGATCCCACTACTTGACACGCCTTTATATGAAAGGCTATTTAAAGGATTACCTTGTCTATATTTTTGTATTTTTTGTCGTAGCGGTTGGAGGTTCCATATTGTTCACGGGCTCCTACTCTTTCGATTTTTCGGATGACAGTTCAATAGCAGTAAATGAATTTCTTATCGTTCTTTCCATGGCTGGTGCGGCACTATCAATGCTCTTTGTTAAATCCAGAATGACGGCAATCATTTTAAACGGCGTGCTTGGCTATTCGATTGCCCTTCTTTTTGTCATATTCAGGGCTCCAGATCTCGCTTTGACTCAGACCGTTGTTGAAACGGTGACAACAGCTCTATTCCTGCTTTGCTTCTACTTCCTACCTGAATGGAAGAAAGAGCGTTCAGCACGTAAGACAAAGATATTCAATGGCATTATTGCCATTTTGGCGGGGACAATTGTGACGGTGTTAGGTCTTACGGTGCAAGGCAATAAATTATTCGAGTCCATTTCGGTATATTTCGAAGATGCCTATCGCCTCGCAGGCGGTAAAAATATTGTCAATACGATATTGGGAGATTTCCGTGCGTTTGATACGATGCTTGAAGTTGTCGTTCTTTTCATCGCTGGTATTGGTGTATTCACACTTATTAAATTGAAATCCAAAAAGGAGGGACAGGATATTGAAGATCAATGA
- a CDS encoding histidine kinase, with protein sequence MGKVKGRMDESILVCVYYGPNGERLIRRGHKMASIMDCPLYILTIDPLPFDEFNAEKSEYIQRWQELAKELDVEDFIVMDNEKRPVAKVIKEIAHKNNITQIIIGQTAQSRWEEITKGSFMNVLLREITFVDFHVVSVDRAIKDEIEGMFEKGVRAYLVEEGDGFRVSFTHSKDAKFEGIFFKEIGTDFNNGIFKFMNNNKMCQVQITDDSVTEATQFVCKTEH encoded by the coding sequence ATGGGCAAAGTAAAAGGACGTATGGACGAAAGCATTCTTGTTTGTGTCTACTACGGTCCAAATGGTGAGCGTCTCATTAGACGTGGACATAAAATGGCATCTATCATGGATTGTCCACTATATATTTTAACGATTGACCCATTGCCATTCGATGAATTTAACGCAGAGAAATCTGAATACATTCAAAGATGGCAAGAACTTGCAAAAGAGCTTGATGTTGAAGATTTTATCGTTATGGATAATGAGAAGCGGCCAGTTGCAAAGGTGATCAAAGAAATAGCTCACAAAAATAATATTACGCAGATCATTATTGGTCAAACCGCTCAAAGTAGATGGGAAGAGATCACAAAAGGTTCGTTCATGAATGTACTACTCCGAGAAATAACTTTTGTTGATTTCCATGTCGTTTCCGTCGACCGTGCCATTAAAGATGAAATTGAGGGCATGTTTGAAAAAGGCGTACGGGCTTACTTAGTCGAAGAGGGTGACGGTTTCCGTGTTAGTTTTACCCATTCGAAAGATGCAAAGTTCGAAGGAATCTTCTTCAAAGAGATTGGAACGGACTTCAATAATGGGATCTTTAAATTCATGAATAATAATAAAATGTGTCAAGTGCAGATAACAGATGACAGTGTCACCGAAGCAACTCAATTTGTTTGTAAAACGGAACATTGA
- the murB gene encoding UDP-N-acetylmuramate dehydrogenase — protein sequence MSKHQWFKDLSGIITEGILVIDEPLNKYTMTKLGGAADVLAIPGTIEETKAIVRYAHENDIPLLLLGNGSNMVVRDGGVRGIVLHLSKLDAIRVDGNRIHAEAGALIIDVSKRATEESLTGFEFACGIPGSIGGAMAMNAGAYGGEVKDIILQCTVLTKSGELLVLSKDELELGYRKSIIATEGYYVLSADFELMKGDLKEIQAKVADLTFQRESKQPLEFPSAGSVFKRPPGYFAGKLIQDCGLQGKGCGGAEVSTKHAGFIINKNSATASDYIATINMVKSEVKKKFDVDLELEVKIVGEE from the coding sequence ATGTCGAAGCATCAGTGGTTTAAGGATTTAAGCGGAATTATTACAGAAGGCATTTTAGTGATAGATGAACCATTAAATAAATATACAATGACGAAACTTGGCGGTGCTGCGGATGTACTTGCCATTCCAGGGACAATTGAGGAAACGAAGGCGATTGTGCGGTATGCACATGAAAATGATATTCCGCTTTTACTTTTAGGAAACGGGTCGAATATGGTCGTTCGCGATGGAGGGGTTCGTGGAATCGTTCTCCATTTGTCCAAATTGGATGCGATTCGGGTGGATGGTAATCGGATTCATGCGGAAGCAGGCGCCCTTATCATCGATGTGTCAAAGCGGGCAACGGAAGAATCCTTGACAGGTTTTGAATTCGCATGTGGAATCCCGGGCTCAATCGGCGGCGCAATGGCTATGAATGCGGGTGCCTATGGCGGAGAGGTCAAAGATATCATCTTGCAATGTACCGTCTTGACGAAATCGGGGGAGCTGCTTGTTTTATCCAAGGATGAACTTGAACTTGGCTATCGAAAAAGCATCATTGCTACCGAAGGGTACTATGTATTATCTGCCGACTTTGAGTTGATGAAAGGTGACCTAAAAGAAATTCAAGCGAAAGTGGCAGACCTGACTTTCCAACGCGAGTCGAAGCAACCTTTGGAATTCCCTTCCGCCGGAAGTGTATTCAAAAGGCCGCCTGGCTACTTTGCCGGGAAGCTGATCCAAGATTGTGGATTGCAGGGCAAGGGTTGCGGCGGTGCAGAAGTATCGACCAAACACGCAGGGTTTATCATTAATAAAAACAGTGCAACGGCATCTGACTATATTGCTACGATCAATATGGTGAAATCAGAAGTGAAGAAGAAATTTGACGTAGACTTGGAACTGGAAGTAAAGATTGTAGGGGAAGAATAA
- a CDS encoding YceI family protein has product MATWKVDASHTSVGFSVKHMMVSKVKGSFSGVEGTLEGNPEDLTGASINFTIDASTINTNSVDRDNHLRSADFFDVENNPSITFVSTEIVKTGEGEYDITGDMTMRGVTKKVTFEAEYEGAGVNPWGVQVAAFEVEGKVSRKEFELTWNQALEAGGVLVGDDIKISIDLQLNPAQ; this is encoded by the coding sequence ATGGCAACATGGAAAGTAGACGCATCACATACGAGTGTAGGTTTTTCGGTAAAACATATGATGGTTTCAAAAGTTAAAGGTAGTTTTTCAGGAGTAGAAGGTACACTTGAAGGGAATCCAGAAGACCTAACTGGTGCTTCAATTAACTTCACAATTGATGCATCAACAATCAATACAAACAGCGTGGATCGTGACAATCATTTACGTTCTGCCGATTTCTTCGATGTGGAAAACAACCCTTCCATCACTTTTGTCTCAACTGAAATCGTGAAAACAGGAGAAGGCGAATACGATATCACAGGCGATATGACAATGAGAGGCGTGACGAAAAAAGTTACGTTTGAAGCAGAGTACGAAGGAGCTGGAGTAAACCCATGGGGTGTACAGGTAGCTGCTTTTGAAGTTGAAGGAAAAGTGTCCCGTAAAGAGTTCGAGCTTACATGGAACCAAGCACTTGAAGCTGGCGGTGTACTTGTTGGTGACGACATCAAGATTTCAATCGACCTACAACTAAATCCTGCTCAATAA
- a CDS encoding P1 family peptidase, whose amino-acid sequence MQRGKFNAITDVPGVKVGHVTLYDEAGPERACTGVTAILPHGGNLFEEKVPAANFVLNGFGKSVGLIQVEELGVIESPIMLTNTFSVGAVLEGALQHMLMENNAIGDSTSSLNIVVGECNDSYLNSMRELRVRAHHAIEAIRNAEGGPLEQGAVGAGKGMICFGRKGGIGSSSRTLTGEGGDLYTVGVLTLTNFGKTEECRIDEWLSKNSKHHLNVGSDLKTPEEMEHEKPDGSIMIIVATDAPVNDRQLKRLAKRASIGLARTGSTVHNGSGDIIIAFSNAYTIPHKSEDVTNSYTVLRDDTPIMNELFKAVIEATEEAVYQSMIHAQTTTGRKDRVVERWPLVE is encoded by the coding sequence ATGCAACGAGGTAAATTCAATGCCATAACGGATGTTCCGGGAGTGAAAGTTGGCCATGTAACCTTATATGATGAAGCCGGACCGGAAAGGGCTTGTACAGGCGTAACTGCTATATTGCCACATGGTGGTAATTTATTTGAAGAGAAGGTGCCTGCAGCTAACTTTGTATTGAATGGTTTTGGAAAATCAGTTGGGCTTATTCAAGTGGAGGAATTAGGTGTCATCGAATCCCCTATCATGTTGACAAACACTTTCAGCGTGGGCGCTGTGCTTGAAGGGGCGTTACAACATATGCTTATGGAAAACAACGCAATCGGAGACTCCACAAGTTCCTTGAACATTGTAGTTGGTGAATGCAATGACAGCTATTTGAATTCAATGCGTGAGTTAAGAGTACGAGCGCATCATGCCATTGAGGCTATACGGAATGCAGAAGGCGGGCCCCTTGAGCAAGGAGCTGTTGGTGCCGGGAAAGGAATGATCTGTTTTGGCAGGAAAGGCGGAATCGGTTCCTCTTCAAGAACCCTAACAGGAGAAGGGGGGGATTTATATACTGTCGGCGTGCTGACATTGACCAATTTCGGAAAAACTGAAGAATGCCGCATTGATGAATGGCTTTCGAAGAATTCAAAGCACCATTTAAATGTTGGGAGTGACTTGAAGACGCCAGAGGAAATGGAGCATGAAAAACCTGACGGCTCGATCATGATCATCGTCGCGACAGATGCACCAGTAAACGACAGGCAATTGAAAAGACTTGCGAAACGTGCATCCATCGGTCTTGCACGGACGGGATCAACCGTACATAACGGGAGCGGCGACATCATCATTGCATTTTCAAATGCTTATACCATTCCGCATAAGAGTGAGGACGTAACGAATAGTTATACGGTTTTGCGCGATGACACGCCTATTATGAATGAGCTTTTCAAAGCTGTCATTGAAGCAACTGAAGAAGCCGTTTACCAGTCGATGATCCATGCACAAACGACAACGGGTAGAAAGGATCGCGTCGTGGAACGTTGGCCACTTGTTGAGTGA
- a CDS encoding metalloregulator ArsR/SmtB family transcription factor: MNDTCEIAVVHEEVVEKVQKSLPDVSGMVQIFKALADETRLKIAFALTLEEEMCVCDVAAVIGASNATASHHLRYLREQSLAKSERKGKMVYYSLSDSHVIDLVRITHEHANEGKGNEHG, from the coding sequence TTGAATGATACATGTGAAATAGCAGTTGTCCATGAAGAAGTTGTGGAAAAGGTACAAAAAAGTTTACCGGATGTCAGTGGAATGGTACAAATATTCAAGGCGTTAGCGGATGAAACCCGATTGAAAATCGCTTTTGCGTTAACACTTGAAGAAGAAATGTGCGTTTGCGATGTGGCGGCTGTAATTGGCGCTTCAAATGCTACTGCATCACATCATCTTCGCTATTTACGTGAACAAAGCTTAGCGAAATCAGAGCGTAAAGGGAAAATGGTTTACTACTCACTTTCGGATTCACATGTCATAGATCTTGTAAGAATCACCCATGAGCACGCAAATGAAGGGAAGGGAAATGAGCATGGCTGA
- a CDS encoding heavy metal translocating P-type ATPase, producing the protein MAEKTEYRLENLSCANCAMKFENNVKSIPSVTEATVNFGASKLTFSGVATEEELQNAGAFDGIKVVPLTKRKPDPKTPFFKRKENVVTILSLIFVIAGFYFTHRDVPDTTIATGLFAAAILVGGFGMFITGVKNLVRFDFDMKTLMTIAIIGAAIIGEWQEAAVVVFLFAVSEALEAYSMNKARQSIRLLMDIAPPSATVRRNGTVQELSTEEIRIGDILLVKPGQKIAMDGIVLSGQSTVNQAPITGESVPVLKKKEDEVFAGTLNEEGALEVTVTKLVGDTTIAKIIHLVEDAQAEKAPSQKFVDKFAKYYTPIIIVIAILVAIIPPLFGGEWHTWIYQGLAVLVVGCPCALVVSTPVAIVTAIGNAARLGVLIKGGVHLEEMGRINAVAFDKTGTLTKGYPEVTDFIVDKAANGNILEAVAAVESMSQHPLARAVVTYANSKGIQKAEMVNFQSITGKGAYGEVGGSLIRVGSLNWAMELTEVPTDMKQRAEALQKEGKSVMAVLMDKTFQALIAVTDPLRDESKEVLRKLKDIGIRHTVMLTGDDRRTAEAIASAAGVTDVRANLMPEDKLTAIKDLTDEYGRVAMVGDGINDAPALAASSIGIAMGGAGTDAALETADIALMADDLRQLPYTMKLSRKTLQIIKENIMFALGLKIVALLLIIPGWLTLWIAIFADMGATLLVVLNSLRLMRIHR; encoded by the coding sequence ATGGCTGAAAAAACAGAGTACAGACTAGAGAATCTTTCATGCGCCAATTGTGCAATGAAATTTGAAAACAATGTAAAAAGCATCCCTTCAGTAACGGAAGCGACCGTAAACTTCGGAGCATCAAAATTAACTTTCTCGGGAGTTGCGACAGAAGAAGAACTTCAAAACGCCGGAGCATTTGATGGCATTAAAGTTGTACCTTTAACAAAAAGGAAACCAGATCCAAAGACACCTTTTTTCAAAAGAAAAGAGAATGTCGTTACAATACTGTCCCTTATTTTTGTCATAGCGGGATTTTATTTCACACATCGGGATGTGCCAGATACGACAATTGCTACAGGACTTTTCGCAGCAGCTATACTGGTCGGGGGATTTGGCATGTTCATTACGGGAGTAAAAAACCTTGTCAGATTTGACTTTGACATGAAAACGCTGATGACAATCGCGATCATTGGTGCTGCTATTATCGGAGAATGGCAAGAGGCGGCGGTCGTTGTCTTTTTATTCGCAGTAAGTGAAGCCCTTGAAGCGTATTCTATGAATAAAGCGCGACAATCGATACGACTGTTAATGGATATAGCTCCACCCTCTGCAACTGTGCGACGTAATGGAACCGTGCAAGAACTTTCAACTGAAGAGATACGAATCGGTGACATCCTCCTCGTGAAACCGGGTCAAAAAATAGCGATGGACGGAATTGTATTAAGTGGTCAATCGACTGTCAACCAAGCACCAATCACAGGGGAATCGGTTCCGGTTTTAAAGAAGAAAGAAGATGAGGTTTTTGCAGGGACATTAAATGAAGAAGGCGCACTCGAAGTGACGGTGACGAAACTTGTCGGTGATACGACGATTGCTAAAATCATTCATCTTGTAGAAGATGCCCAAGCGGAAAAAGCACCTTCCCAGAAATTCGTCGATAAGTTTGCAAAGTACTATACACCGATCATCATCGTAATTGCGATTTTAGTTGCTATCATTCCACCTCTTTTTGGCGGGGAATGGCATACATGGATTTACCAAGGGCTTGCTGTCCTTGTAGTTGGCTGTCCTTGTGCACTCGTCGTCTCCACACCCGTCGCAATTGTAACGGCAATCGGCAATGCGGCTCGGCTTGGCGTCTTGATAAAAGGCGGTGTCCATCTTGAAGAGATGGGACGCATCAATGCGGTTGCCTTCGATAAAACGGGAACGCTGACGAAAGGGTATCCGGAAGTGACAGATTTCATAGTGGATAAAGCAGCGAATGGCAATATACTTGAAGCCGTTGCTGCCGTTGAATCTATGTCCCAACATCCATTGGCAAGAGCGGTTGTCACCTACGCGAATAGCAAAGGCATTCAAAAAGCGGAAATGGTAAACTTCCAATCAATCACTGGAAAAGGTGCGTACGGTGAAGTGGGTGGCTCCCTAATCCGTGTTGGTAGCCTGAATTGGGCTATGGAATTAACGGAAGTCCCAACCGATATGAAACAGCGTGCTGAAGCGTTGCAAAAGGAAGGGAAATCCGTAATGGCTGTCCTTATGGATAAGACGTTCCAAGCCCTAATAGCAGTTACTGACCCTTTAAGGGACGAAAGTAAAGAAGTGCTTCGTAAATTGAAAGACATTGGCATCCGTCACACGGTGATGCTGACAGGAGACGATAGACGTACCGCTGAAGCGATTGCATCGGCTGCTGGGGTGACAGATGTACGTGCTAACTTGATGCCTGAGGACAAATTAACAGCTATAAAAGATTTAACGGATGAATACGGTCGCGTCGCTATGGTTGGGGATGGGATAAACGATGCACCGGCACTCGCGGCTTCATCAATTGGAATCGCGATGGGAGGAGCCGGAACGGATGCCGCCCTTGAAACTGCGGATATCGCATTAATGGCAGATGATTTAAGACAATTGCCATATACGATGAAATTAAGCCGAAAAACGTTGCAGATTATTAAAGAAAATATTATGTTTGCATTAGGCTTAAAAATTGTAGCGCTGCTTTTGATCATCCCAGGATGGTTGACTCTATGGATTGCGATATTCGCGGATATGGGTGCGACATTATTAGTTGTACTGAACTCCTTGCGATTGATGCGGATTCATAGATAA